The Myxococcales bacterium genome includes the window TGCCTACTATCTGATCGATCGAGAGCGAGCAGAGCAGTTGGCGTCGTATCCGACTATTCCGGAAGCGCGGTTACCGTCGTCGGCAACGCACCGTTGTAAATAGTGCCGCCTGGGCCGCTATAAGCGAGCGTGCCGCCAAGGGCATCCGCGGCAAAGCGCACGGTGGCCTCGCGGCCGTCGGCAAAGCTGATGACCACGCCTAGGTGGTCGCTGCCTGGCTCGGTGCTGGCGCCGGTCACGTCGCCGTCTAGGCTCATGACGTGCAAATAGCGGCGGTCGCCACCGCTGGTGGTCTGGTCGTAGCGATAGCCACCGGCGACGTCAAATTCGCCATTCCACGCGTGGGTGCTCGGCGTTGGTGCCCCGGGCTCGATGCGCCTCACTACGAGCGTCGAGTCGTCGCCCGCGAAAGTCGCCTGCGCGCCGCTCAGCGCTGGCTCAATGGGCGAGTTGACTTGCCAGATCTGGGTCGTGCCCGCGGCCGTGTTGACGTGATCAAACACCACCACGGTGTTGGGCGCCAAAAACACCAAGGCGCGTCGCACCGCGGTGACGTCGGCGTGGCCATCGTAGGCATCGGTGACATCGACCGAAACGTAGAACCACCCATCGCCCTGGGCCACCGCGCGCACCTGCGACGTCGTGCCTTCGCGCTGCCGAATGTCGCCCTCGCCGTTGCTCAGCCGCACCAGGTTATGCAGCGCCTCTTCTTGGCTGATACCCGACGTCGATTGGATATTGCTGTCATAGGCGAGCCACTCGCGTTTAAACAACATCAGCGATCCTTGATCGCGATGCGCATGCGATTCGTTATAGGTGCCGGCGATCAGCGAAAGCCACGTTGCATCCGGCTCCCAACTCGAGCGCGCATAGATTTGCCCCGTGCCTTCGGCGACATATGAGAGCCCCAGGCCCGCATTGCCCTCGCTTGGCACCAGCGGCCGCGGCGTCAGGTCGGGCAAGTCATAGATAAAATCGTAGACCGCCAGCGAATGCTGCGTCATCTCGGGCACCGAGCTCGCCGCCAGCAAGGCGCGCGCGTGCGCCGCGATCGGCTCGTCTGCAAACATATACGACAAGATCAGCAGATACGACCGATGATAGTCAAACAGGCTCGCCGTGGCGTCGCGCGCGTGATCCCCAATCGGCGCGATGCGGTCGAGGGTCGGCACGATGGCGTGCATCATCGCCAACATCGAGGCACGGGTATGGCCCGTCAGCTCGCCGAGATCCTCGCCACTCGAATGCTCCCACCAGTCATAGAGCTCAAACAAGCGATACATGGCGACGCCATAGCCGGTGCCTTCGAGCGAGCCACCGCCAGGCATCTCGGCCTCAAATTTACTGACAACCTCGATCGCGATTTTTTCCTCGCGGAATTTCTCGATCCATTCCGCCGCGCGCGGCAGCTCGCCGTTGGCCGCGATGCCGAGCATCATCGTCGCGCGAATGAAGCTATAATAGTAATTGTTGGCCGGATTGGTCACCGACCACCCGCTCCACGGCATGCTCTGCCCCCCCCACGTCGCGTCTTCGTGGTTCCATACGTTCCACACCGCCTGGTCGGCCAGCGCCATCCAGCGCTCGCGCTGCGCGCCGCTGACTTGCGGGTAGCACCAGTCGTAGGTCAGCGCGATATCGCCGACGTGAATCCCCACCTCGAGATAGCTGTCACGCGCCAAGTACGGGGCCTCGCCACTTTCGATCAGCGCGTACTCGCTGTCGACGTAGGCGTCAATCTGCGCCACCGCGAAGTTACAATACTGTGGCTCGCCGGTGAGCTGCCCCATCAGCGCGACGTGCCATGCGCGAAAATCGTAGAGGTCTTGGCCCTCGATCTGAAGATCGACGAGATACTTGAAATGCGTCGCGGCCGGACGCTCGTCGGCGAGCAGGCCGCGCAGCCGCTCGGCGTTATTGCCGATGTAGATGCGCGGGTGCTCGCTCGAAAACTGCGGACCGTCTTTGCCCTTGCAGGCGACGAGTTGAGATGAGAATACGGCCGCAGCAACGGCCACTACCGCCGCGGCCGTTGCCTGATTGAATTTCCCCATGGCGGAAGCATAACGGGAACCGGCGTGCGGCCGAAGAATCCACCGCGATTTGTCTAAAACGAGGCCCCTGTCCGCGTCCTGCTGGCGCAATTTCGATAGCTTAGCTTGACAGCGTCTGCGTGTGCGATAACCGTGGAGCCAACGTGAAGCCTGATGATTCATCGATGACGCGAGCAGCCACAGCCTTTGCCGGCGAGACACCGGGCGAACTCATCGTGACGTGGCTGCAGGCGAGCCATTTTTTACAAGGCGTGCCGGTGGCGCAGCTTGGCAAGCTCGCCAGCCACGCCCGCGTCCGCGAGCTGCGCGCGGGCGAACGCTTGTGGCGGCAAGCCGATCCGGCGGTGACGTTTCATCTCATCGTCAGCGGCCTCATCTCCATTCCGCGCCTGCCCGCCTCGGGCGCCGAACATACAATTGGCATTTTTGGCGCGCGCGATAGCGTAGGCGAAATCGCGGTTTGCCAACGCATCAAATACCCCGCCGATGCCATCGTCATCTCGAAGACAGCCAAAGTGATCGCGATCGACGCCGAGCGCATGCTCGCCGATGCCAAGACGTGTGGCGAGCTCGCGCACGCCCTGCAACAGTCGCTGTCGCGGCACGGCACCGCGCTCTTGCAAAAGGTGCAGCTCGTCGCCGTGGGCGATGTCAAGGCGCGGCTTGCCGGCGTGCTGCTGCACCTTGCCGAACGCTTTGGCGAAGAGCTCGCCGACGGCGCCGTCTTGGTGCCAGTCGCGCTGTCGCGCGCGGCGCTGGCGAACTTGGTCTCGGCGCGCACCGAAACCGTGATCCGCGCGCTACGGCCGTGGGAGGTCGCCGACGTCGTCATCACGCGCGACGACGGCTTTGTCTTGCGATCGATGGCGACGCTGCGCGCCGAGTCGGCCAAGGGTTAAGCGCTGGCTTTGGCTACCACGGCCAGCCGCGCACGATGACGACGGCGGCGGCGACGAGGGCGAGCGCGAGCAGCGCGTTGAGGCGGCCGAGCATAGAGGCCTTGCGGCGGAGCCTCTCGGCGTGCAAGGAACCGGGCTCTTGCTCCATGGCAAGGGCCGCGCGCGGGCCGATCGAGACGTCGTGGATGGCGCTAACGATAAGCACCACCACGAACAGGGCGAGCTTGATCACCACCGCTTTTCCAAAAGTCGAATGTAGCCATGCTGAGCGCACGAAATCGCCAAAGCGCACGCCGCGAAACCACAAGTTGTAGGTGCCCGTGACGAGCAAGATGGCAAAGCAGATCCACCCCACGGCGCGAAAGCGCTCGCCGGTCTCGCGGAGGAACGTCACCGCAATCGTGCGGTCGCTGCGCCGTAGCCACGGCACCACCACGAACACGAGAAACGCGATGCCACCGATCCACGTGATAGCGGCCAGGATGTGTAGCCAAACCGAGAGGAGGTAGATTCCGTACATAAGGTGGTTGAAATAGATTGTATCGCAGGCTCCACGCGCGCGGAGGCCGGCTCGGCTTGTTACGGCGCTAGCGGCGCCTTGATCGTCATGGCACTTGTCTTGCGATCGATGGTGATAAACGCGGCCTGGTTGGCGCCTACCTCCACGTCATAGGTTTCGCGCCAGCGCGGCGCGTCGGCTGGCGCCCCTGCCATGGCAGGCGCAAACGCAACCTCGACGCGATAGCGGCCTGGTGCCACCATGCGCGCGATATCGACGATGAGCGCGCCATTGTGCTCTGAACCGGTCGGCGCGACGTGCAGGCGCTCGTCGTGCGCGGCGGTGGCCGACGCCGCACCATCAACGCGCCGCCACGCCAAGGTCAGCTCGTACGGCAGCGACTGCCGTTGGCACGTCTTGGCCTGCCGCATGTGCATGGGCTTTTTGGCGAGCTCTTCGGCGCTGATTTCGCTGCAGGTCTCTAGGCGTGGCGACTGAATGCGCCAATTGAGCTTGAAGGCGGCCTGCAGGCTCGGGGCACCATAGGGCACGTGGCTGCCGGCGGCCAATAGAGCCAGCCCCGCGGCGGCAACCACGCCACCGGCAAGCATCCGCGCCACGCGCGCCGGCGCACCCGCCTTGTCGCCAACATCGCTTGTCGCGTGATAACCGAGAAATTTGCGCGCGATTTTCCGATACGCCCGCTCGACGCGCCGATGCTCGCCGGCCGACGCGGTGATCCAGCCAATCGGCGCCTCGCGATTTAGCTCGGACGGATTTTGCTGGTTAAATATGCGCTCGCGCGCCACCGCCGCGCCTTCACGCATCTGGCAGCCCTCAGGCCGGCAGGCCATCACCACCACCGCCGGAAAATGCTTGAGCAATTGCCCAACGCTGGCGGGATGGATATTGCCGACGCATTCGACGCCGTAGGGCACGATCGCGCCATACGTTTGCGCGAGCCGTGGCAGTTGTTCCGCAAAGCCACCGCTATGGCAGTGCAGCACGGCGCATTTCGCCGCCGGGCTCGCCTTCCACATCGATTTGATCTGAATGAGCTGCATGTGGCCGCTGCGATCGGGCGGCCCAATGGCCAGCTGCGAGCACGAGCCGGCACAAATGCCGCAGCTCACGCACAGGCTCTGATCGACGCGCGCGACCATCTTGGACCCGTGCCCAGCGTCCGCGGCGCCATCTCGATGGCGTCAAAAGGGCAATCGCTGACACACTGCGAGCAGCCCTCGCAATGGCGCTCGTCGTGTTGCGACGGCGCCGGCCGGCGCGCGGCGCGCGGGCGCAACACCCACGGCACCGAGATCATAAACCCGCTGAGGCCTAGCAGCAGCGGCCAAACCACCCAGCTCGACCACGCCTGCAGCAAGAGCCAGCCACTATAAAAAAGGTCGAGCTTCGCCGTCGGCTGCGTAACCAGGGCGTCGGGGCGTGCCGAGAGCGGCGCCACCACCAACAGCGCCAGCAGCGACAGGCCGCCCCCAATCACGATCGCGACGCGGCGCGAAGGGAGCCACTTGGCGCGCGCCACCCGCATGGTGTGCAGCCACAGCACGCCAAAGAGAAACAACGGCAGCAGCAAATGAACGATGAGATTCATGAAGATGAACGACGTCGGCGGCGGCGTCACATTGTCAAACGTCGCGCCCATCTCGCGATCAAAAATGGGGATTTGGTTCATGAACTTTGCGCCCGCCAGCGCCAAGGCTTGCGCCTGGGTGTCCCATACCATGACGTAGCCGGTGAAGCCGACGACCAGCACGATGCCCACCAGCACAATGCCGCTGAGCCACGCCAACGCGCGGCTGCCCCACGTCTTGCCCTCGGCGAGCATGCGCAAAATGTGCACCACCACCGCGACCACCGCGGCATCCGAGGCGTAGCGATGCAGCGAGCGCACCCAGCCGACTAGCCACGGCTGCGCCACCATGTCTTTTACCGATTCATACGGCGCGCTGACGCGATAAAAAATCAGCAGATAGATGCCGCTGGCCAAGGCGATGAGCAAAAACGTCGTCGCCCACGTGCCGCTGCGATACAGCGGATTATAGGCCGAGCCATACAGGCGGTTAAACTGCCGATCGAGCCAGACAAACGGCACCAGCAGCCATTTAAGATAGGCCGGAACGCGGTCGTAGCTCGGAGGCTCCGCGTCATGGCCGGCCGGCGCAACCGACGATTCAGATGATGTCAAAGCGCTACTCCTTAGCCTGGGCCACACGCGCGATGCCCTGGGCGATCCACGCGACGGGCGGGTTGTTGAACTTGTAGGCAATCACGCCCTCGCCATCGATGACGTACACGAGTCCGGGATGGTCAATGACGCCGGTGCGCTCGTCGCGCTTAAACGGCATGCCCCACGCGGTGAGCGCGGCGAGCACCTCGGGCACGTCGCCCGAGAGCAGGTGTACATCTTGCGCCGGCAACGACCACTTTTGCGCCAGCGCCGGCAGCGAACCTGGCGTATCCCGCCATGGATCGAGCGTGATCAGCATGACCTTGGCCTGCGGCGCGGCGGCCTTGGCCTTCATCACCTGTGACACCAAGGTTGGACAGACCGTTGCGCAATGCGCGTAGACAAACGCCAAGATGACGTTGCTGCCGCGAAAGTCGTCAATCGAGACCCGCGCGCCAAACTGATCGGTCAGCGCCAGCTTCGGCGCGGCGACATCGGTGCGCGGGTAGTAATCCGGCAGATCGCCGTCTTGCAAGAAATTCGTAACGGCGGCCGACAGGCGCTGCGCCTCGCCGACCTGCGCCCCAATCCAAAACCACTGCCCGACGAACGCCACCACCACCACCGCGGCGAGGCCCTTGCCCCACGCGCGCGCTACAATGTGCTTTAACTCGGCCTGCAGCTCGTCGTAGAACGTCGCCACAATCGCCGCCAAAAACAGCAGCGGCCCGGCGACGAGCATGATCCACCCGTACGCCGAGGGCAGCTGATTGGGGCCGGCGCCAAAGCACACCTCGCGCGTGCGCTGCAGCCATTCCGCGTTTTCGCGGCCAATTGGATAAAAGGCCACCGCCCACCAAGCCCTCACGACGATGACCCAGGCGATGGGGAGGGCCATCACTAACGGGTGCCTCGTTGGCCTGGAATCGTCCGCCACCGCACCCACCGCCGCCTCGTTCGCCTTCGTCGCTGTCGCCGCCATGGGCTAGCCGACCTTCCACGCCATGGACAGCAGCTTCCAGTTGGTGAAGTAGTAGAGCGCAAACACCACGAAGAAGATGCCAACCAGCACCATGGTGCCGCGGACACCGTTTTTATGCGCCTCGGCAACCTCGGGGCCCTTGTGTTGTTGCGCCGGCAGCTTGAGCACGCCCTGCGGCAGGCCGGAGGCGCCATTGACTAAATCTTCCGGCGTGATGCGCTTGCCAAAGAACACGGTCGAAACCGCGATTAGGATGAAGATGAGCACCGCGGTCGCGGCGATCAGGCCGCCAATGCCCATCGTGGCCTGAAACACCTCGAGCATGGGGTGCATCTCCATCGGAAACGGCGACGTCGCAAAGCTCGAATCCCAGTGGCGGCGCGGCGCGCCGAAGATGCCCATCAAGATCATCGACACCGCCATGATGACAATGCCAATGCCGAACATCCACGGCTGGATCTTGGCGAGCGTCCAGAAGCGTACGCGCTTCTGAAACACCAGCGGCAGCAAGTAATAGGTCACCGCGAAGAACGCCAAGGCCGTGCCGCCGACCACCGTGGTGTGAAAGTGGCCGGGAATGCGCATGGTGTTGTGCGCGATGATGTTGATCTGCTCGGTGCCGATGGTGACGCCGGTGACGCCGCCAAAGAAGCCAAAGATCACCAGCGACAGCCACATGCCCGAGAACCCTGGATCACCCCAAGGCGCGCGGCGCAGCCAGCCAAAGAGGCCCTGCGTATGGCCGCGCAGCCGCATGCCCATCTCGACGCCGGCGGGCACCGTGAAGCCATGGATCATCGAGGCGAGGACGGCGAGATACATCGCGTAGCTGGTGTTCCACACCTTCCACGCCGCGCCCATGCCTGGATCGACGAGCAAGTGGTGGGCCGACGCCATCGAGATAAACAAGATGTAGAGGAAGAACGCCGTGCGGCTGATCTTCTCGTTCATGACCACGCCACCGACCGTAAGCCCGGCAAGCAGGTACCAAATCGCCACCATCGCCGCGACGTTGATCTGCTGCGTCGAGTGCCCGAGGCCCCAAAACAGCATGCGGAACACCTGGGGGTCGATTTCCATGAGGCCGAGCGACCACAGAAAGGTCGGAATGTAGACGATCGCGCCGTGCACCAAGGTGATGACCGCGATGATCGCGGCGGTCAGCGCGCCAAACGTCACCAGCGGCAGGCCGCCCTCATAAGCTTTCTCTTTTTTAGCGATGATGATGGTCGCGAAGAACATGCCCGAGACGATGAGTGCTCCGACCGCGAACAAGATGACGCCGAGATAGTAGATGGGATGCGCCTTGAGCGGCGGATATGACGTAAAGAGCACGTCGGCCTTGCCCATGAACACCATGGTGTTCACCAGCAACATGCCGATCATCATCAGGCCAAACGCGAGCCACCCGAGCTTGGCCGCGGGCAGACGCGCGCTGAGCAGCAGCGTCGAGGCGAAGTAGAGCACCGCCATCTCGAAGAAGATGATGAAGAAGATGAGCATGTTGAGCCCATGCAAGGTCAGGAAGCGGTAGTACATCGGCGCGGTCAGAAAGTGCACGAGCTGCCAGCGCGTCAGCACCAGGCCGATCGCGGCGATGACGCCGATGAGGAGGCAGACCACCGCGACGACCGCGTTGACCTTGATGAGCATTTCGGCCTGCGGATCGACCTTCAGGTTGGTAACAGGGCAGCGGCGAAACTTGCTGGTCACCCGCTCGATGAGGCTGGCCCCGGAGGCCGCCGTTGGTTCATTTGATGTGGTTGCGGTCATGACGCCTATTCCTCCACGATGACTTTGCCGACCATGTTGTGATGCAAGATCCCGCAGAACTCGTTGCAGATGATGTTGAACTCACCCGCGATGTTCGGCGTGATGCGGAGCCCGTAGTCATAGCCGGGCACCACCTGGAAGTTGAGATTGACCGGATACAGGGAAAAGCCGTGGTTGACGTCAACCGACGACAGATGCAGCGTATAAGACGCGTTCTTCTTGAGCTTGAGCACCGGGGTCCAGCTCCACATCTGCGCCTGTAGATAGATGTCGGCGCCAGGCGGCGGCGCGACCAACGGATAACCGTGGTCGGTGCCGACCTGGTACTCCTTGATGAAGCGATCGACGCGGGCGCGAAACGCCGCGGGCGTCGTCTTGCCGCGAATGCCCGACGGGTTTTGGCCGCCGCGAAAATGCCACAGCGGCATCATCGCAAAGAGGATCATGCACCAAACAAATGAGAGCGTGACCCATTTCTTTTCTTGCAGGCTGGCGGGCAGCCACCAGTTGCCGGTGGGCGCCACCAGGCCCGAGTGAAATTCGTCGTGTTGCGTGTGAGCCATTGGCTATTCCTTTCGCGTAAAGCTGCGCTAGCGTGATGAGATCAAGGCAAGAGCGCCGTCGGCAGGCTCAAAATTTCGTAGAGCCCCCAGCCGGTGTAAAACACCAACATCACCAACATCCCGAGCGCCAGCAGCAGCAAGGGGCGATCGTAGAGCTGTTGCAACTTCGATGGTTTTGGATCTTCTTCGCTCATACGTATGTGACTACGTGGGCGAGATCGACGCGACAATGACATTTGTCAGTTGAGGGCATTTTTGTCTGAGCGTCGCACGTTCTTGCGATCTCGCCGCGGCAAGGCCACCGCCAGACAGGGCGCCAAAACCTCATCCAATGCGGCCGTTCCGCCAATTTGAGCCATATCCAACAAGACACGCCGCAATGACATTTGTCATTTGCGCGCGTTATTTCTGCGCCGCGTGCGCTTTGCGAAATCGCATCACTCAACCTCAAAGCGCGCATAGATTTCACCTCCACGGCAATGATAAACGGCCAGCTGCGAAATAATTGCGCGCTTTATCGCTGCTACCTTGACTAGATGCCACGCGCCCTAGCACCAACGTTGTGGCGCATGTATTGCACCACTGGAAAATATGACGAAGTTTAAATGTCTACTAGGAACAACTTTAATAGCAATTGCAGCCGGAGCTTGCGGTGGCAAGTCTGGCGGCTCATCGGCCGGCGAAACCAAGGCCTCGGGGCCGGTGGACTCGGCCTCGATTCCAATGCCTGAGGGCGCGCCAATTATCGCGGAGCTCACGGCGCCGCCCAATGTGCCGCCGCCGATCACGCGCACCACCTCGGCCAAGGTCATCGTCAACCTCGAGGTCAAAGAGCTCGACATGCCAATCTCTGACGGCGTGTCGTATACCTTCTGGACCTACGGCGGCACGGTGCCGGGCAGCTTCATCCGCGTGCGCCAAGGCGACGTGGTTGAGTTTCACCTGCAGAACCACCCAAGCAGCAAGATGCCGCACAACATCGACCTGCACGCCGTCACCGGCCCAGGCGGCGGCGCGGCCAGCTCGTTTACCGCGCCCGGCCACGAATCACAGTTTTCGTTTCGCGCCATCAACCCCGGCTTATATGTGTATCACTGCGCCACGGCGCCGGTGCCCATGCACATCGCCAACGGCATGTACGGCCTAATCTTGGTCGAGCCGCCAGGTGGCCTGCCTCCCGTTGATCGCGAGTACTATGTGATGCAAGGCGACTTCTACACCGTCGGCAAGTACCGCGAGAAGGGCCTGCAACCGTTCGACATGCAAAAGAGCATCGACGAGCACCCAACCTACGTGCTGTTTAACGGCGCGGAAGGCTCGCTGCTCGGCGACAAGGCGCTCAAGGCCAAGGTCGGCGAGAAAGTGCGCATCTACTTCGGTGTCGGAGGTCCCAACGTCACCTCGAGCTTCCACGTCATTGGCGAAATCTTCGACCACGTCTACCTAGAAGGCGGCACCAAGACGCAAGAACAAGTTCAAACAACCATGGTGCCGTCAGGCGGCTCTTCCATGGTTGAGTTCACGGTCAACGTGCCTGGTACCTATGTCCTCGTAGATCACTCGCTGTCACGTGCCTTTAACAAAGGTGCGCTTGGCATGCTAAAAGTCGAAGGCCCCGAAGACAAGATCATTTACTCGGGCAAAGAGGTCGACTCGATGTACCTTAGCGACAAGGCCGACTCGGCCTCGGGCGCCGCCGTTGGTGCGGCCGCGGCGGCTTCGGCCTCGGGCTCGCTCACGCTTGAGCAACAAATGGCGGCTGGCAAGGCGCTGTTCGCCGGCACCTGCTCGGCTTGCCACCAAGTCGAAGGCCAAGGCGTGCCGTCGGTATTTCCGCCGCTCGCCAAGAGCGACTGGATGGCCAAGGCAACCGCGGTCGAGCTTGGCGGCATTATCCTCAACGGCCTCACCGGCAAGGTGGTCGTCAACGGCGCCGAGTACAACGGCGTCATGCCGCCTCTGTCTCACATGACCGACGACGACATTGCCAATATTCTGACCTACGTCGGCAATAGCTGGGGCAATAAAAAGGGGCAGATCACGCAGGCCGATGTCGCCAAGGCGCGGGCGACGACGCCGCGCCCACCCGGCGCCGGCCACTGACCGAGACAGAACGCATTGAGTGGGCCAGAGACAATAATAGACGCGGTGTACGGCTTCGCGAGCCTCGTTACAGCCAGACGGCTGCGCCTGCCGCATCGCGCATCCCTGCGAAGCCGTGGCCTGGCTGTGACGAAACACAAGTGTACGATTCCAGCATTCGGACACTAGCGTGTCCGCGTTCTGTTATCTGCTTTTGAAAATTTCTTCATTGATGCGACTATAGTTAACATATGGCTAAACTCTTGTTAATTGTGCTGGTTGGCCTCGTGCCATTGGCCGCGGCATCTGCACCAGCGATAACAAAGCCAACACCGCCGCCCGGCATGATCGCCGTGCCAGGTGGTATTTATCGGCCCGCGTTTCCAACCTCGCCGAGCGAAAACGAGGTGGCGGTGACGCCATTTTTTATCGATATCACGCCGGTCACCAATCGCCAGTATGCGGCGTTTGTCGCGGCAAACCCCATGTGGCGGCGCAGCCAGGCCAAGCGCCTGCTGACCGACGAGGGTTACCTTTCGCACTGGGTCAGCGACGTGGGGGCGAAGCCGGCCGGCGCTGACGTACCGGTGGTGCACGTGAGCTGGTTTGCCGCCAAGGCGTACTGCCGATGGAAGGGCGCGCGCCTGCCGCTGGAACGCGAATGGGAGCTGCTCGCGGCCGCCAGCGACACCGCCGCCGATGGCGCCAAGGATGAGGCCATGCAGCGCCGCATCCTGGCGTGGTACGCGCGCCCAACTGGGCCCTTGGGCCGCGTTGGGGAAGGCGAGGCGAATTTCTTTGGTGTGCACGATTTGCACGAGCTGGTGTGGGAGTGGGTGTACGATTTTGGCTCGGCGCTGGTGACCTCCGATAGCCGCGACCAAGGCGATGCCTCGCGCAGCCGCTTTTGCGGCGCAGGCTCAGCGCAGGCGAGCAACCCATCGGACTACGCCACATTCATGCGGCTGGCATTTCGCTCCAGCCTTCAGGCCGCATACACCACGCCAAACCTTGGCTTCCGCTGCGCCAGGAGCATCTCGCCATGAAACACCTTATTACGATTCTAGGCGCGGCCTTGGCTCTGGCGAGTTGCAAGTCAAAGGCCAAGGCCCCCGCCGACGCCGCACCACCGCCTAAGCCACCCGTGGTCATGATGGGCGAGGCCGCCGCGCCGCTGAGCGAGCACTCGATTTATGATTTACCGTTTGTCGCGCTCGATGCTGGTGGCAACAAGATTGCCCTCGATGCGCTGCGCGGCAAGCCGGTCCTTATCTCGATGTTTTACGCCTCGTGCAAGGCCGCCTGCCCGATGCTGATCGCTTACACCAAGCGCATCATGGAGGCGGTCGACGAGCCGCTGCGCAGCGAGCTGCGCGTGCTGATGATAAGCTTCGATGCGGCGCGCGATAACCCAGCCGCGCTGACGCACTTGGCGGCCGAGCAAGGCCTTAACGCCCAGTGGCTGCTCGCGGCGGCCGAAGAAGACCAGGCGCGCGAGTTGGCGGCGATCTTAGGCATTAAATATCGCGTGATCGAGAACAACGAGTTCTATCACACGTCGGTGATCACCGCGCTCGACCGCGAAGGTCGCCCACTGGCGCGGCTCGAGGGCCTCTCCGGAGAGATCGACGCCTTCGTCGCGACGGTGCAGCGCACGGCGATGGCGGCTGAGGCCGCTGCTGTCAAACCAGCCGCAACCCAACCATAGTCCACGCTACAGCGTGTACGAAAACCACAACTGCACGGCGCGAAAGTCGGCGCCCAGGGCCGCCTCGGGCAAGCCGCCTATCATCTTGCCAAAGGTCCAAGAGGCGCCAACGGCCGCCGTCTTGCTCATCGCATAGGTACCAAAAAAGCCTAGCGACGTCGTCCAGTTGTCGCCAAAGCCATCGAGCGGGCCCTTGATGCCGGTCGCAGCGCCGACGGCGACCTCGGGCGTGGCCTTGTAACTCACCGCCACTGGGACCCAAAGGCTGTCCTTATTTTGCGGCTTTGGCGCGTCCGGATCGCGCTCGGTCACGGCGACGAGCACGCTCGGTGAGGTCAACACGACCATCTTGCCCGCGGTGTAGCGAAATTTTGCGCCGAGCTTGGCCGAATAAAACGAGGCGTCGAGGTTGAGCGCGTGCACACCAGCATTCAGCGCTAGCGAGGCCGGGCCGGTCTTGACGCCATAGAGCGCCTCGACGCCAACATTGTTATAGATCGAGACGCAGCCGTCCTCTTGTGCCGCAAGGCACAGGCCGCCACCGGCCGCGCCGCGAAACCC containing:
- a CDS encoding SCO family protein encodes the protein MKHLITILGAALALASCKSKAKAPADAAPPPKPPVVMMGEAAAPLSEHSIYDLPFVALDAGGNKIALDALRGKPVLISMFYASCKAACPMLIAYTKRIMEAVDEPLRSELRVLMISFDAARDNPAALTHLAAEQGLNAQWLLAAAEEDQARELAAILGIKYRVIENNEFYHTSVITALDREGRPLARLEGLSGEIDAFVATVQRTAMAAEAAAVKPAATQP
- a CDS encoding formylglycine-generating enzyme family protein; the encoded protein is MAKLLLIVLVGLVPLAAASAPAITKPTPPPGMIAVPGGIYRPAFPTSPSENEVAVTPFFIDITPVTNRQYAAFVAANPMWRRSQAKRLLTDEGYLSHWVSDVGAKPAGADVPVVHVSWFAAKAYCRWKGARLPLEREWELLAAASDTAADGAKDEAMQRRILAWYARPTGPLGRVGEGEANFFGVHDLHELVWEWVYDFGSALVTSDSRDQGDASRSRFCGAGSAQASNPSDYATFMRLAFRSSLQAAYTTPNLGFRCARSISP